A segment of the Commensalibacter oyaizuii genome:
GCAACCAAAGAGAGTGGCCCAGGTTTACAGGCTGTTCCTGGAAAAGGTGGTAGTGGTGCACCCGTTGCAGGATCCGTTATAACTTTATGGGGCAGCCATACTGACGCTGGTCCAGCACAAGGAATTACCTATGCTCCCCAATCCCAAGCCAGTGTTCGCGCCCCTTGTGGTGGGCAGATTGAATTTGCTGGTGCCTTTCGAGGATATGGTCAGATGGTTATTTTAAATTGTGGTAAAAATTATCGATTTGTTTTGGCTGGAATGGGTGCATTAAATGTCGGTGTGGGACAAAGTGTCAGCAAGGGAATTATGATTGGACGTATGCCATCATGGTCTGGCGGTAATACTGGACGACCGACATTATTTGTACAACTTCGCCGTGGGGAAAGAGTAATTAATCCATCCCCATTTTTATAAGTCGATTTTTTTCTTTTTTTATACTAAAAGAAAAAGAACAGTAAAAATGAATCATTTACTTTCTTTTTTAAATCTCATCAACTTTAATGCTCCCGATAGGGGATAGATTGTTAGGAGAAAAGCAGCATGAAGTTCCGTACTGGGTTGCTATTAGGAACAACACTTTTAATCGCAGGCATCGGCCTAAACCCACAAATCCAAGGGTGGAATCCGTTCTCTGGTCATAGTTTAACCGTCCAAGCATTGGCTGAAGAGGTCAAAAAAGACCCCTCTAACCCCAACAAAAGTGCAGAGACCTATCGCTTGTTAACCCTATTTGGGGACGTTTTTGAACGTGTACGCGCTAATTATGTTGAACCCGTTTCCGATCGTGATTTAATCACAAATGCTTTAAATGGAATGTTGACGGGTCTCGATCCACACAGTTCCTATATGACAGAAAAACAATATCATAATATGGAAATCCAAACCAAAGGGGAATTTGGTGGATTAGGACTAGAAGTTCAAGAAGAAGACGGTCACATTAAAGTTGTTTCCCCTATTGATGGGACCCCCGCTGCCAAAGCAGGTATTAAGGCTGGAGATTATATCATTGCCATTGATGGTAAAAATATCGATGGTACCCCTTTAAATGCTGCTGTTGATAAAATGCGGGGAAAACCTAATACCCAAATTACGTTAACTTTATTACGGCTAAAAGCGACTAAACCCCTTAAAGTAACATTAACCCGTGAAATTATTCATATTCAGGTTATAAAATCGGCCCTGTACGGTAAAATTGGGTATATTCGGATTTCCCAATTCAACGAAGAAACCGAAAAAAATATGAAAAAAGCTTATGAGAAGCTACAAAAAGAGGCTGGTGGAAAATTGGCGGGATTAATTATTGATCTACGCAACGATCCAGGTGGATTGTTAGATCAAGCAATTGCCGTCAGTCGTGACTTTATTAAAGAAGGTGCCATTGTTTCTACAAAAGCACGTAATCCAAAAGATAACCAACGTTGGAATGCAAAAGGCACAGACATAACCAATGGCTTGCCGATTGTTGTTTTAACCAATGGTGGTTCTGCCTCAGCCAGTGAAATTGTTTCTGGTGCATTACAAGACCACCGCAGAGCTGTCATTGTCGGCGAAAAAACATTTGGTAAAGGATCGGTTCAGTCAGTTATGCCCATTCCCGGTAATGGTGCTGTTCGATTAACGATCGCTCGTTACTACACACCATCAGGACGTTCAATCCAAGGATTGGGAATAACACCAGATATCAAAGTACAAGACAGTTACGAAGAACCAGAATTTAGCATCCGCGAGGCTGATTTAAATCATATTATTAAAAATGAAGGTGGGAACAAAGAAAAACCCCCTGTTCGTAATGATTTGCCCGCAATTGCATCTTCTATTCCAGCTCAGCCACCCAAAAACTGGCCAAAGTACGACTATAAAAACCCTGCTACGGATTTTCAATTACAGCAGGCTCTAAAGGTTGTGCGTTCTATGGCAGGATTGACAGTGTCCAAAGATACGCCAATCCCAGCGGTTAAAGCCGACCCTGTCAAAGAAAATAAAAAAGAGGTAACTCCGCCCAAACCTGCAAATGAAAATAAACCTGTAGCCCCTGCAGAAAAATCTACAAATCAAAATAATCACTAATCTTTTCAGGAAATTCACTATGAATGAACATCTTCCATATCGCCGTAATGTTGCTGCAGTAATTTTTAACCCTCAAGGAAAAATCTTTATTGCCCTTCGACATGATTTGGCGCACGAGGATATTTGGTCTTTCCCCCAAGGAGGGGTGGATCATGGTGAAACTCCAGAAACAGCAATAAAAAGAGAGTTATTGGAAGAAATTGGAACAGATCAAATAGAAATCATTGATGAATATCCACAATGGCTTTCTTATGATTTTCCAACGCATATCATCAATAACTCTTTTAAAGGGCAATATAGAGGTCAGACCCAAAAATGGTTTGCCATTCGTTTTGTCGGTAAAGATAGCGATATTAATTTAGATAAAGGAATTGAAAAAGAATTCGATACTTGGAAATGGATTGATATTTCTGAATTGGCTACCATAAAAACAGGGTATAAACACAATATGTATATGCAGGTAGCCAAATATTTTGAAAAATATACTCAACCTTAAATCAGTTTTTATTTTTTTTCTTTCTGGCAGTATAACCATCTAGTAAAAAGCAAATGGGGACCAAAGCAAATGCACAAATCCCCACTACCATAAATACGTCGTTATACGCTAGAATAGACACTTGCTTCTCAAAATCCTTGTATAAATAATTTAATGCTACGGTTGCTTGCTCTTGAGTGGCATAACCCATCTGTTGGGCTGTCGCCTTCATTTGAGCCAAATATTCATTATAAGGTTGATGAAATGGTGTCATCCAATGCACTGTGTGGGCCTGATTGATCTGTTTTGTTTCCGTTACCAATGCCGTCGCACCCGAAATGCAGAGTGCACCTAATACATTTCGTATCATGCTAAACAAAGCAGAGGCATCGCTGTTATATTTCACTGGTATGGTCATAAAGGCGATCGTTGACAAAGGCACGAACAAAAATGCCAAAGACGCAGTTTGAGTGATACGATAATAGACCAAATGTCGAAAATCCAATGTCGGTGTTAAATGCGCCGAATAAAACATTGCCGCCCCCATAATCAAAAAACCAAGGGCAATCACATATCGAATTTGCACATAATTAATCATTCTCCCAACCAACGGAATTAAAAAGACAATAACAATCCCCCCTGGCGTTAGAACCAATCCTGATAAAAAGGCAGTATACCCTACCACCTCTTGTGAAAATTGAGGTACAATAATAGCAGAGGCATATAAACAACCCCCAAGACCTGCCATTAAAACCGAGCTCACTGCAAAATTGCGATCTTTGAAAACACGCAAATCAACGACTGGATTTTCCGCTTTTAATAACCAAATAATTGCACCGACGATCCCAATAACAGCAAACACGCCCAGCCAACAAATAAAAGTTGAACCAAACCAATCTGCGTCCTCACCTCGATCGACCATCACCTCAAGACAGGCAAGCCCTAAAGTGATCAAACTTAATCCTATAACATCGACCCGCTCTTTACGTTTTTTTGCCCAAGGGGGATCTTCAACCAGCATGATAACCAAAATGACTGTGATAATACCCACTGGAATGTTTAAAAAGAAAACCCAACGCCAAGAATAATTATCGGTAATCCACCCCCCCAGCGAAGGCCCTAAAATAGGGGCAACCACAGTTGCCATTGCAGTTAAGCCAAAAGCAGCCCCCCGTTTCTCAGGGGGAAACGTATCCAAAATAATGGATTGTTGATTGGGTTGTAAGCCACCCCCAAAAAAGCCCTGCATCAATCGAAAAATAACCAATTCACCTAAACTACTGGCCATACCGCATAAAAAGGAGGAAAACGTAAACATCGCAATACAAATTAAAAAATATCGTTTTCTTCCCAAAACACGCCCCAACCAGCCCGAAATCGTTAAAACAATTCCATTGGCTGCCAAATAAGACGTCAAAGACCAAGTGGCATTATCATAAGTCGTTGATAAACTGCCAGCAATGTGTGGTAATGACACGTTTACAATCGTGGTATCCAAAACCTCCATAAACGCAGCAAGGGTCACAACAACAGCGACCACCCACGGATTATGACCGGGCTTCCACTGGCTTCGATCGATGGATTGTGTTGTAGCTACTGTACTCATTTTGTATAAACCGTTGGCACAACTGATAAACCAAGAGCCAGAGGTCGCTTTGGATCCAATCCTTTATCAATAATAATCTTTACTGGAACACGTTGAACGATTTTAACAAAATTCCCTGTTGCATTTTCAGGAGGAAATGCACTAAACACAGCCCCTGTTCCAGCTTGTAATGAATCAACATGTCCTTGAAGTTTCAAGGAAGGATAGGCATCCACTTCAATATCAACCTTTTGACCTGGACGAATATCTGTGATTTGTGTTTCCTTGTAATTGGCAACGACCCAGACCTCAGGTTCGACGATGGCTAGTACGGATTGACCTGTTGTCACGTAATTTCCTTGCTCAATATTTCGTTTGGAAATCCACCCATCATGAGGAGCACGTACAACAGTCCAATCTAAATTCAAATTTGCCTGTTTTAATTTTCCCTCTGCAGTTTCAAGCATCCCCTGTTGTTGGGTGACTTGACTGCTGCTGTTACCTATATTGGCCTGAACTGGGGTAGCAATTAATAAATTGCCTTCGGCCTTTGCAATTTCCGCCCTTGCCTGATTGTAAGCAGCGGTAGAATAGTCAACATCTTGTTGAGTAGTTGCTGCACGTGCAATGCTGTGCTGTCGGTTATAATCTGTTTTCGCCTTAAACGCTTGTGCCTTGGCAACATCTAACTGAGCTTGGGCTACTTTTAATTGCCCCGGATAATTTTTTTTAGCCACTTCTAGCATATATTGCGATGCAATATATTGCCCTCTGGCTTTTTCAAGATCCCCTTCGGCCTGCTCACGTGCGGCATCGTAATCTCTAGGATCAATTCGAAATAAAACATCACCTTTGTGTACAAACTGATTATCATTGACCAATAATTCAGTAACATATCCATTAACGTGAGGAGCAATTGAAATGACGCGACCCGATGTATAAGCATCGTCTGTACTAATATCGTTGCGGGTTAACCACCAATAAACACCAGCAACAACAATTAATAACGAGCAAATAACCAATGCAATAACTTTTTTTAAAGAGCCTGATTTATGTTCGTTCTTGTTTTGATCATCTTCTACAGTTTCATGATTATCATGATCTGTATTTTGTACGTTACCTACCATATATATTCCTCTTTACTGATACCGATCAAAATAATCATTGAATTGTCAGTTAACGATTTAAGTCTTGTGTTTGTACTAAACGTGCATAAAGTCCATTTAGATTCATCAATGTCTCATGATTACCATATTCAACCGCCCGACCATCACACATAACAACAATCAAATCTGCCGACCTTACTGTTGATAGACGATGGGCAACAATCAAAGTGGTTCGATCTTTTCGTAACTTTGACAAAGCTTGTTGAACCATATATTCACTTTCTGTATCCAATGCACTGGTTGCTTCATCAAGCAATAACAACCGAGGATTCCGCAACAAAGCCCTTGCCAATGCCACACGCTGTCTTTGACCGCCGGACAACAACTGACCACCGTGACCAACCCTAGTATTTAGACCATTTGGCAAAGAATCAACAAATTGGCTGATTGCGGCACCTTCCACGACTTTACGAATATCTTCATCCGAGGCATCAGGCTTGCCAATACGGATATTTTCCAAAATCGAAATATCAAATAATAATGGATCTTGTGGAACATAAGCAATTGCTGAACGCAAATCACTCATTCTCATATCCCGCAAGTCAATACCATCTAACAAAATACGGCCTTTTTGAACATCGTGTAATCGGGGAATCAATGTTAATGCAGTCGATTTCCCAGCCCCCGATGGACCGACCAAAGCCACTGTTAATCCTGGTTTTACATCGAAATCCAGACCCTGCAATCCAAGGTGTCGCCCTGGATATATAAAATGAACATTTTCAAACCTTACTCGTCCTTGGCCGTCGGGTAAAGCTGTGGTTGTTGCTTTGTCACAAATTTGTGTGGGCTCGTCAATAATCTTAAATATTCGATCAAGACCAGATATTCCCTCTTGCATTGCAGCATTTAAAGAACCAAGCGCTCTTAATGGACGAGCAGCAAGTAATAAAGCTGCAACAAATCCAGAAAAATCCCCAAGGGTTGCCCCCCCCATTGCGGCACGCCATCCAGCAAATCCCAAAACAGCAGCAACAGCACTGCCCCCCAAGACCTCCATAATAGGATCGACCCTAGCCCGACCACTAATAATTTTCAACGTTGCATTATATAATTCATCAAAAGATCGATGCGCACGCTCGACCTCTCTTTGTTCCATACCATAAACACGAACGGTTCTAGCTTGGGCAAAGGTTTCATTTAATAAAGCAGCGGTTTTTCCAATTTGCTCTTGCATGTTACCAGAGGCACGACGTACTTTTTTCCCAAGTTTTTGAATTGGCACTGCTGCAATTGGATATAATAATGCTGCAATAAGACTAAGTTCCCAATCCATATAAAACATGGACACAATCAAACCAACCACTGTAATTGTATCCCCAAACGCATTAACCACCCTGATCATGGCTTCACGGATCGATAATGCGTCCGTTGTAAAACGTGATGCCAACTGTGCAGGAGCTTCACGTTCGACCTTGGCAATATCGGTATAGACAAGATGTAAAAACATTTTGTTTTGTAAACCACGAATAACCACTAATACCAATTCTTGCACAGCTAGGGTTTGCCCATATTGAGAGGCAGCTTTGGCGGCAGTTACGATAACGACGAGTAACGGTACTTGATATAAAATTCGTGGATCATTATCCTTAAACATATCCAAAGCGCGTCGGATAACCAAAGGATATAAAGCTGTTAATCCAGCCATTAATATTGTGAAAAAAACAATCAAGAAAATGCGCTTGGGATGAAATTTTATTTCCTCTTGCCACAAGCGTTTCATAAATGGCCAACTATGATCATCCCCTAGTAAGAGTGTTAAAAGGTTTTTTTTCTTTTTATTTACTGTTGTTTCTTGAATAATGGTCACTATATTTTCTTTAAATATATATCAATCAAATCGATAAAAACCTGAATAATGATCAGGGCTGTATATTTTATTTAAACTATTTACAGGCAAGAATTAAATCTTTTAAGTAATTCTTTCGCTCATGTTGCTTTTTAACCACTCTAAACAACAGGTTTTATCTGGTTTACATCCTTCAGACAGCCACCAATTTCTTACCTCTTGTAAGACATTTCCCATATCAGGACCAGATTTTACACCTATTTGAATCAAGTCTTTGCCCGTTAAAGGGAAGATGGGTTGAGGTAGCTTTATCAAACGATTTCGCCAATTCTGCCACAATGATTGACGTTCAACATGATCCAAGGT
Coding sequences within it:
- a CDS encoding RNA pyrophosphohydrolase yields the protein MNEHLPYRRNVAAVIFNPQGKIFIALRHDLAHEDIWSFPQGGVDHGETPETAIKRELLEEIGTDQIEIIDEYPQWLSYDFPTHIINNSFKGQYRGQTQKWFAIRFVGKDSDINLDKGIEKEFDTWKWIDISELATIKTGYKHNMYMQVAKYFEKYTQP
- a CDS encoding DHA2 family efflux MFS transporter permease subunit, with the translated sequence MSTVATTQSIDRSQWKPGHNPWVVAVVVTLAAFMEVLDTTIVNVSLPHIAGSLSTTYDNATWSLTSYLAANGIVLTISGWLGRVLGRKRYFLICIAMFTFSSFLCGMASSLGELVIFRLMQGFFGGGLQPNQQSIILDTFPPEKRGAAFGLTAMATVVAPILGPSLGGWITDNYSWRWVFFLNIPVGIITVILVIMLVEDPPWAKKRKERVDVIGLSLITLGLACLEVMVDRGEDADWFGSTFICWLGVFAVIGIVGAIIWLLKAENPVVDLRVFKDRNFAVSSVLMAGLGGCLYASAIIVPQFSQEVVGYTAFLSGLVLTPGGIVIVFLIPLVGRMINYVQIRYVIALGFLIMGAAMFYSAHLTPTLDFRHLVYYRITQTASLAFLFVPLSTIAFMTIPVKYNSDASALFSMIRNVLGALCISGATALVTETKQINQAHTVHWMTPFHQPYNEYLAQMKATAQQMGYATQEQATVALNYLYKDFEKQVSILAYNDVFMVVGICAFALVPICFLLDGYTARKKKNKN
- a CDS encoding HlyD family secretion protein — translated: MVGNVQNTDHDNHETVEDDQNKNEHKSGSLKKVIALVICSLLIVVAGVYWWLTRNDISTDDAYTSGRVISIAPHVNGYVTELLVNDNQFVHKGDVLFRIDPRDYDAAREQAEGDLEKARGQYIASQYMLEVAKKNYPGQLKVAQAQLDVAKAQAFKAKTDYNRQHSIARAATTQQDVDYSTAAYNQARAEIAKAEGNLLIATPVQANIGNSSSQVTQQQGMLETAEGKLKQANLNLDWTVVRAPHDGWISKRNIEQGNYVTTGQSVLAIVEPEVWVVANYKETQITDIRPGQKVDIEVDAYPSLKLQGHVDSLQAGTGAVFSAFPPENATGNFVKIVQRVPVKIIIDKGLDPKRPLALGLSVVPTVYTK
- a CDS encoding ABC transporter ATP-binding protein — translated: MKRLWQEEIKFHPKRIFLIVFFTILMAGLTALYPLVIRRALDMFKDNDPRILYQVPLLVVIVTAAKAASQYGQTLAVQELVLVVIRGLQNKMFLHLVYTDIAKVEREAPAQLASRFTTDALSIREAMIRVVNAFGDTITVVGLIVSMFYMDWELSLIAALLYPIAAVPIQKLGKKVRRASGNMQEQIGKTAALLNETFAQARTVRVYGMEQREVERAHRSFDELYNATLKIISGRARVDPIMEVLGGSAVAAVLGFAGWRAAMGGATLGDFSGFVAALLLAARPLRALGSLNAAMQEGISGLDRIFKIIDEPTQICDKATTTALPDGQGRVRFENVHFIYPGRHLGLQGLDFDVKPGLTVALVGPSGAGKSTALTLIPRLHDVQKGRILLDGIDLRDMRMSDLRSAIAYVPQDPLLFDISILENIRIGKPDASDEDIRKVVEGAAISQFVDSLPNGLNTRVGHGGQLLSGGQRQRVALARALLRNPRLLLLDEATSALDTESEYMVQQALSKLRKDRTTLIVAHRLSTVRSADLIVVMCDGRAVEYGNHETLMNLNGLYARLVQTQDLNR
- a CDS encoding S41 family peptidase, encoding MKFRTGLLLGTTLLIAGIGLNPQIQGWNPFSGHSLTVQALAEEVKKDPSNPNKSAETYRLLTLFGDVFERVRANYVEPVSDRDLITNALNGMLTGLDPHSSYMTEKQYHNMEIQTKGEFGGLGLEVQEEDGHIKVVSPIDGTPAAKAGIKAGDYIIAIDGKNIDGTPLNAAVDKMRGKPNTQITLTLLRLKATKPLKVTLTREIIHIQVIKSALYGKIGYIRISQFNEETEKNMKKAYEKLQKEAGGKLAGLIIDLRNDPGGLLDQAIAVSRDFIKEGAIVSTKARNPKDNQRWNAKGTDITNGLPIVVLTNGGSASASEIVSGALQDHRRAVIVGEKTFGKGSVQSVMPIPGNGAVRLTIARYYTPSGRSIQGLGITPDIKVQDSYEEPEFSIREADLNHIIKNEGGNKEKPPVRNDLPAIASSIPAQPPKNWPKYDYKNPATDFQLQQALKVVRSMAGLTVSKDTPIPAVKADPVKENKKEVTPPKPANENKPVAPAEKSTNQNNH